A window of the Dictyostelium discoideum AX4 chromosome 4 chromosome, whole genome shotgun sequence genome harbors these coding sequences:
- a CDS encoding NUDIX hydrolase family protein, with amino-acid sequence MITFVENKNSSVDNINTNNNNSSSNNNNNNNNNNSRSLFRNLIILLFLLTFLNLILLKKIDLNYKDSDIFYSNNNNNNNKGTTQKFNIDSLGIKLTNLDNLHNTANSIVINKMDKTTQTTTSQSLNDNDNINKNVMNKRVYWPNVYQRISNNNNNNNNNNNNYNNDENDDNSNNNNYVEKIEWNKCILSLMGIDSINKSIGYSFIELDIEDGKLILTSDTNQDEPRVNSGGDEPTTTTTTSSSSSSSDFFTSSINRKRVIMAHAKSCPFHELELSNSIIHKDLQIEKFYPPVKVGVSVLVEDSYNRILLTKRSESLRIFPGIWVLPGGHMEIGENFIQTGLRELNEETGITIDMIDTKTLQVIGIFESSYPNLLPVDKLPIDHHIVVFIYVKLALPTNNNNNNNNKVIIKLQESEVQLAAWTPKSLLLKLLEGTHPEFDLYPTDTYHHQSHKNTLNSASFAPTKDIELILPIGKENDPHYQDLTNDKIKDIFFKGTDNIATGTIYILKQYLREEEEEELLKNNK; translated from the coding sequence atGATCACCtttgttgaaaataaaaatagtagtgttgataatataaatacaaataataataatagtagtagtaataataataataacaacaataataataatagtcgCTCTTTATTCaggaatttaataatattgttgtttctcttaacatttttaaatttaattttattaaaaaaaatagatttaaattataaagataGTGATATATtctatagtaataataataataataataataaagggACCAcccaaaaatttaatatagaTAGTTTAGGtattaaattaacaaatttagATAATTTACATAATACAGCAAATAGTattgtaattaataaaatggaTAAAACAACTCAAACCACCACATCACAATCATTAAacgataatgataatattaataaaaatgtaatgAATAAGCGTGTTTATTGGCCAAATGTATATCAAAGAATtagtaacaacaacaacaacaacaataataataataataattataataatgatgaaaatgatgataatagtaataataataactatgttgaaaaaattgaatggAATAAATGTATATTATCATTGATGggtattgattcaattaataaatcaattggatACTCATTTATAGAATTAGATATTGAAGatggtaaattaattttaacttCTGATACTAATCAAGATGAACCACGTGTAAATAGTGGTGGAGAtgaaccaacaacaacaacaacaacctcatcatcatcatcatcatcagattTCTTTACTTCATCAATTAATAGAAAAAGAGTTATAATGGCACATGCAAAAAGTTGTCCATTTCATGAAttagaattatcaaattcaataatacataaagatttacaaattgaaaaattctATCCACCTGTTAAAGTTGGTGTATCAGTATTGGTTGAAGATAGTTATAATAGGATATTGTTAACTAAAAGATCAGAATCCTTAAGAATATTTCCAGGTATTTGGGTACTACCTGGTGGTCATATGGAAATTGGTGAAAATTTCATACAGACAGGTTTACGTGAACTAAATGAAGAAACTGGTATTACCATTGACATGATTGATACAAAAACTTTACAAGTTATTGGTATATTTGAAAGTTCATATCCAAATTTATTACCAGTTgataaattaccaattgatcATCACATAGTTGTATTTATATATGTTAAATTAGCATtaccaacaaataataataataataataataataaagtaataataaaattacaagaATCAGAAGTTCAATTAGCAGCATGGAcaccaaaatcattattattaaaattattagaagGTACACATCCAGAATTTGATCTATATCCAACAGATacatatcatcatcaatctCATAAAAATACTTTAAATTCTGCTTCTTTTGCACCAACTaaagatattgaattaattcttcCAATTGGTAAAGAGAATGATCCACACTATCAAGATTTaacaaatgataaaattaaagatatcttttttaaaggCACTGATAATATTGCAACTGGtacaatttatattttaaaacaatatctaagagaagaagaagaagaagaattattaaaaaataataaataa